In one window of Planifilum fulgidum DNA:
- a CDS encoding 1-deoxy-D-xylulose-5-phosphate reductoisomerase: MKQRIALLGSTGSIGKNTLAVVREHPDQFEVVGLAAGSNVQEMVRQIREFSPRIVSMASPEAAEQVRREAGPGVRVVCGEEGVLEVATHPGASIVVSAIVGSRGLRPTLAAIRAGKTIGLANKETLVMAGSIVMREAEKAGVSILPVDSEHSAIFQCLNGERPADVRRIILTASGGAFRDLPREALGSVTREQALTHPNWSMGAKVTIDSATMMNKGLEVIEARWLFDMPYDRIDVVIHPESIIHSMVEFRDGAVMAQLGTPDMRVPIQYALSYPERLPLPARPLDLISLGALHFRPADFSRYPCLRMAYEAGRAGGTMPAVLNAANEVAVERFLAGEIPFLAIEEVIERVLSKHVGISDPTLEEIEEADRWAREQAKACPVNPSAV, from the coding sequence ATGAAACAACGGATCGCCCTTCTCGGTTCGACCGGTTCCATCGGCAAAAACACACTGGCGGTGGTCCGGGAGCATCCCGATCAATTTGAAGTGGTCGGACTGGCTGCGGGCAGCAATGTCCAAGAGATGGTGAGGCAGATCCGTGAATTTTCCCCCCGGATCGTGTCGATGGCTTCCCCGGAGGCGGCGGAGCAGGTGCGAAGGGAGGCGGGGCCTGGGGTTCGCGTGGTGTGCGGGGAGGAGGGAGTCCTGGAGGTGGCCACCCATCCCGGGGCTTCCATCGTGGTTTCCGCCATCGTGGGCAGCAGGGGACTGCGCCCCACCCTGGCCGCGATCCGGGCGGGGAAAACGATCGGCCTTGCCAACAAGGAAACGCTGGTGATGGCCGGGTCGATCGTGATGCGGGAGGCCGAAAAGGCGGGGGTATCCATCCTGCCCGTCGACAGCGAGCATTCCGCGATCTTCCAGTGTCTCAACGGAGAACGGCCCGCGGATGTTCGTCGGATCATTTTGACCGCATCGGGCGGGGCGTTTCGGGATCTGCCCCGGGAAGCGCTGGGATCCGTCACCCGGGAGCAGGCGCTGACTCACCCCAACTGGTCGATGGGGGCGAAGGTGACCATCGATTCGGCCACGATGATGAACAAGGGCCTGGAAGTGATCGAAGCCCGCTGGCTGTTCGACATGCCCTATGACCGCATCGACGTGGTGATCCATCCGGAAAGCATCATCCATTCCATGGTGGAGTTTCGGGACGGGGCGGTGATGGCACAGCTGGGAACGCCCGACATGCGGGTGCCGATCCAATACGCTTTGAGCTACCCCGAACGCCTGCCGTTGCCCGCCCGGCCCCTCGACTTGATCTCCCTCGGGGCGCTTCATTTTCGCCCGGCCGATTTTTCCCGCTATCCGTGCCTGAGGATGGCCTATGAGGCCGGTCGCGCGGGGGGAACCATGCCGGCGGTGCTCAACGCGGCCAACGAGGTGGCGGTGGAGCGCTTTTTGGCCGGGGAAATTCCCTTTCTGGCCATCGAAGAGGTGATCGAGCGGGTCCTTTCCAAACACGTGGGCATTTCCGATCCCACGCTGGAAGAGATAGAAGAAGCGGATCGATGGGCCCGGGAACAGGCGAAGGCGTGCCCGGTCAATCCATCGGCGGTTTGA
- the rseP gene encoding RIP metalloprotease RseP: MLTIVAFVLVLSALVFIHELGHFLFAKRAGILVREFAIGFGPKLFSVFKGETLYSIRALPLGGFVRMAGEDPETVEIPTGSRVTAERDDQGRLIRIHLGDVPAKGEAVTGKVMELDLEKELYLVLEDEEGRQTRFSVHPRAVIQRDEKNVLQIAPRDRQFGSKTVGQRAATILAGPVFNILLSVILFAILTMMTGVETKVSIYKVNPDSPAERAGLKAGDEIVSIDGEPIRNTEAVSMNIQKSKGEPLTFVVRRAGATFELEVDPEWNDQNKMYWIDVQLQPHMRKATLSEAVASGFKDTYLWTVRIFDGFGQLITGQIGIESLGGPVQIASITGQAAEAGSIPLIRWTALLSLYLGVFNLLPIPALDGSRLAFIAFEAIRGRPVDPNKESLVHFVGFALLMMLMLVVTYNDIMRVFFSG, encoded by the coding sequence ATGCTGACCATCGTGGCGTTTGTTCTGGTGTTGAGCGCGCTCGTCTTCATTCACGAACTGGGACACTTTCTGTTCGCCAAGCGGGCGGGCATATTGGTCCGGGAGTTTGCCATCGGGTTTGGGCCGAAACTGTTTTCGGTCTTCAAGGGGGAAACCCTGTATTCGATCCGGGCGCTCCCCCTGGGCGGTTTTGTCCGGATGGCAGGGGAGGATCCCGAAACGGTGGAGATTCCCACCGGATCGAGGGTGACTGCGGAACGGGATGACCAGGGCCGGCTGATCCGGATCCACCTCGGGGATGTTCCCGCGAAGGGCGAAGCCGTCACCGGCAAAGTGATGGAATTGGATCTGGAAAAGGAGCTCTACCTCGTCCTGGAAGACGAGGAGGGGAGGCAGACGCGCTTTTCCGTCCATCCACGGGCGGTGATCCAGCGGGATGAGAAAAACGTTCTGCAAATCGCCCCCCGGGATCGGCAGTTCGGATCGAAGACCGTCGGCCAGCGGGCGGCGACGATCCTGGCCGGTCCGGTGTTCAACATTTTGCTGAGCGTTATCCTGTTTGCGATTTTGACGATGATGACCGGGGTGGAGACCAAGGTTTCGATCTACAAGGTCAACCCCGACTCTCCGGCGGAGCGGGCGGGCCTGAAGGCCGGCGACGAGATCGTTTCCATAGACGGGGAACCGATCCGGAATACCGAGGCCGTTTCCATGAACATTCAAAAGTCCAAGGGAGAACCGCTGACCTTTGTGGTGCGTCGGGCCGGGGCCACCTTCGAGCTCGAAGTGGATCCGGAATGGAACGATCAGAACAAGATGTACTGGATCGATGTGCAGCTCCAGCCCCACATGCGGAAGGCCACCCTGTCGGAGGCCGTCGCCAGCGGGTTTAAGGACACGTATCTGTGGACGGTGCGGATTTTTGACGGATTCGGCCAGTTGATCACCGGGCAGATCGGCATCGAAAGTCTCGGCGGCCCGGTGCAGATCGCCTCGATTACAGGTCAGGCGGCCGAGGCGGGCTCCATTCCCCTGATCCGCTGGACGGCGCTGTTGAGCCTCTATCTGGGGGTGTTCAACCTGTTGCCGATCCCGGCGCTGGATGGGAGCCGGTTGGCCTTCATCGCTTTCGAAGCGATCCGGGGGCGCCCGGTGGACCCCAACAAGGAAAGCCTGGTCCATTTCGTCGGATTTGCGCTGCTCATGATGTTGATGCTGGTGGTGACCTACAACGATATCATGCGGGTGTTTTTCAGCGGATGA
- a CDS encoding DsbA family protein, with protein MSNKKKKKNSQKQALKKRAKARERRIRALTLWTAVVLVLVGGLYFLTSSLSERQAKPVDEQIFAYERQPVIGNPDAPVKIVEFGDYKCPVCKRFAEEIFPQLKRDFLDTGKAGMYFIDKPFIGEDSVTASMAGEAVFRQKPEAFWTYYKAVYAHQGLETDRWATVPFLVELAKKEVPDIDHARMERELKNQAHMEEIEADRKIAAELGVDSVPTLFINGKRVDQNVVFDYPSLKKQIEEALQESR; from the coding sequence ATGTCCAACAAAAAGAAAAAAAAGAACAGTCAAAAGCAGGCGTTGAAAAAAAGGGCCAAGGCCAGGGAGCGAAGGATCCGGGCGCTGACCCTTTGGACGGCGGTCGTTTTGGTTTTGGTCGGCGGCCTGTATTTCTTGACCTCCTCCCTTTCCGAGCGGCAGGCGAAGCCGGTGGATGAACAGATCTTCGCCTACGAGAGGCAGCCGGTGATCGGAAATCCCGACGCTCCGGTCAAAATCGTGGAATTCGGGGATTACAAGTGCCCGGTCTGCAAACGGTTCGCAGAGGAAATCTTTCCCCAGCTGAAACGGGATTTTCTGGACACGGGCAAAGCGGGGATGTATTTTATCGACAAACCGTTTATCGGTGAGGACTCCGTGACGGCCAGCATGGCCGGGGAAGCGGTCTTCAGGCAAAAACCGGAGGCCTTTTGGACTTACTACAAGGCGGTGTATGCCCATCAGGGATTGGAGACCGACCGGTGGGCCACGGTGCCGTTTCTCGTGGAGCTGGCCAAAAAAGAAGTGCCGGATATCGACCACGCCAGGATGGAGCGGGAGTTGAAGAACCAGGCCCACATGGAGGAGATCGAGGCGGACCGGAAGATCGCCGCGGAATTGGGGGTCGACTCGGTGCCCACGCTCTTTATCAACGGGAAGCGGGTGGATCAGAATGTCGTGTTCGATTATCCTTCCCTGAAGAAGCAGATTGAAGAGGCGCTTCAGGAAAGCCGTTAA